In the Lepidochelys kempii isolate rLepKem1 chromosome 4, rLepKem1.hap2, whole genome shotgun sequence genome, ATTGCTCTATTTCCAAAGCAGGTGTAAGCTCATCACCTTGTGTGTCATCCTTGTGTgattacacattttaattttaagtagTGCCTGACAAAATGTATTTTGAGTTTGTTTGTATATGTACTTTTATTCCCCAATTGTCAGTCTGTTTTGGATATATTTTCACACATACTAGATGTTGCTTATTGTCTGATGATAATCAATTGTGAGATAATAGTCCTGCTTAGAAAGttagtaaaaaaaaatgctttttgtaCTGCTTATACAGTTCCACTTCAAAATATAAGATCACCTCAGCAAAGTGTCCCTATGtaaaccagatttaaaaaaaaaaatcagttcaagtATACAATACACAGTTTATTTGCACACTGTTAAAGTGCATAGAAAGAtagtatattatttatttagtataccatgtgtttgtttatttgagCCATTGGTTATGCAggtatttattttaatgaagaaAATAGTTTAGTCAAATTACAATAGCTAATCATAATGCATTTATTCTGATCACTTAAACCTTTAATTTTGTGTGAATAAAGTCCAATATGGAATTCACATGGTAATTTGCAGTCTGCCTTATGTGCACTGCATAACAATTACAAACTATCATTAAAAAATGTTCCTTCAATTAAGCCAAAACAGTGCCAGTCAAAAATCAATTGATCCTGTGTGCATATTGTTATTTTAATTACTTAAAAGAATGCAACAGTTATTCAAAAGGCTAATTAATTGTTACAAAATTTTATTCAGCCTAATCATCATTTGTATTTGGACTTTCTTTTGCTATTTCCTGATTTTAGGCATATATGTGGAAAGCAGCCTCAATAGATTTATAATAATTCATCTTTCTATTTGTGTAAAGATGatagagaaaatattttgagacagtaacagataGCTAAAGAGTCCTATAAACCCCATAAAATACACTGTATCACAAAAATATCTTTTACAAAATGTCACAAGGAGCTTCCTTTGTTGCCTTAACCTTGAATTGGAATGTACATTAAATTGAAGGAAGGGAAAATagtgttttcccttttttttttatcttgattTATACTATGTAAAAGCAGCTGTAGTTTTGATGAGTTAATCATCATGTCTGCATGAATTAATATTTCAAAGTTTTCTGAGCTAATACATGGTTGTTGCAGTTGTCATTTTTCTGCCTTCATTTATAGACTCACAACATAATGTATCCAGAAGTTAATGATCTGGAAGCTAATTAATTGGTCAATTCAACTTTGTCAGTACTGGGTATATTCTTTCCTAGCAAAACTCAACAAATGTTGTCTGATACATCTTCATTAAACGAGGAATATTTTAGCATTCCAAAAACttgtgcctgatcctgcaaaccctttctCCCATTGGATTCAGTAGTTCTACGAATAAAGACTACTTATGTGAGaatttgcaagattgggccctttGTTTTTTACGTATTTTGAATTAAACATAAGCGTTTCCATACATACAACAATTCGTAATGGCAAAGCTGTGATCGGAACATGTAAAGCTAAAATCATGTTTTAGTGTTTCTTTATTCTAGACTAGAAGCCATAAATGCATTAATATTGTTTTTCTTGTTTGACTTGATTTTCATTAAGTATTTCAGTGTGTCAAACTGCTGTGAAAGGCAGCTACTATGTCAAAGCAAAGTTTGTGTTCAAGGTAAGGTAGGATTTTCCAGCTCCACTGAACCATTACTGCTGAAACTGTTGTGTAAATTGTGAAGCTGCATGAATGGAGAGTTTTTGACTCAGTGTTTATGGTAGTTTTTCTCAGGTTTAGTTTTAACTGGACATTAAATGCCCTGTGTGTTTTATTAAATTTTAGTAACGCTTTAAGTTCTATGCAGTGTTACATGTCATTGGCATTTTGTGAATGTGCATGTTCTGAACTgcaaatttttaatgttttgtcttTAATTGTTATTAAAAAATTGAATAAACTTTgccattaaataaaaaaaacttcgaAGGTTTTGGTTTCAAGTGCTACAAGTAAAGTTCAAAGGAAAACTTTTTCATATttcattatttctattttaatcagTTGAAATGAGGCATACTGGAAATAAAATAACTTCCACACTAGTACCTGAACACTTTTGTATTACTCTAGCAAATGGAGAAAATAGCAAAGTATTCTACAACTTTTAATAAATATGATTGTTTGCAGAGGCCCACTCatggtctcattgaagtcaatgaggagtTTGCTTTAAACATTGAAAAAGGACCATGGAAGATTGCAACTAACCCAGTGAGGCATGGTCTGAGGATACTCATGGTAAAGAACAGGAAGAGCACCCTTTCAAATAGGAAAGCTTTTCAGTGGAGGAGCCAGGAAAGAGACTGATTAAAAGGGAGTCTTGTTTGACTTTTATGAGGGCTTGGTGTTAAAGGTCCATCATCCACTGTCACTGCCAAAAGATGTTTCTCCCTTAATGGTGTGTATCACCTGAACAAGAGTGGGAGTATCCAGGCCAGAATTGAAGTGTGGTAGACAGGTATTACTCCTTATGCACATGGAGTTAATTTCAAAAGTGACAGGGGATGTAAGTTGATCAGAAAAGAGTATTAAAGTGACAGATTATTTAAAAATGCAGATATTTTGCAGTTAGTGTACAAAATAAGTTTAACACGGACTGATTTGGGATTCTTTCAGGGACATATGTAGCGAGCAGATGAAactctctcactgaagtcagtgaatcCAAATCTGTGCCCTTACTACACTGCAAATACAGAATATTCCTGTTCAAGTCAACTGCATGACTCCAGATTTCCACAAGAGAAATcggaagcagaatttggcccaataaccTTCATATTGCTGTCAAGTTATAGATACTCGCAAGAAGTGTATCAGGGACTTTGCATTGTCGGTTGTATCACTCCAGTTCTGGTTTTCAGAAGTAGTGAACAACTACAACTCCAGTAGAAGTCAATTGGAGCTGCAGAtgcacagcacctctgaaaagtaAATCCATAATGTGCATGAATCTGACAGTATTCAGTTACTAGTCTTGATTATCCTGTCACTTGTACTTATTTTAGACTGATGTcaccccactgaagttagtggagttaATTTACACTAGTAAAAGTGGGAAAAGATTCAAGCCCCTTGTGCTCACAATGCTGATTAATCTAAATTGCAGTATTACACTGCATAAATATATAAGCTATATTAACCTAATTCATTTCATGCATTTTGTTCAAACATTCACCACCTAATCCCTTCAAAACAAACACTTTAACTGGTCGTTAAAACTACATCACAGACCTGAATGTGATTTACCTTTTAATGTATCTATAATAGGTTAGCAGATTATTATAGTTTATGGATTTTTTTAGCATCCATATTGCCATAGCTATAGTTCTTCCTGTTCATTGGAGATGAAATTCACCATTCCTACATGTAGCCCAAATAAATCAGACTTTGTGCTGGAGAGCCTACAGGGATAGGGGAAATTCAACCTTAAAACCATAAGCAGGCTGTGATCATTATTTCAATCCATGGACTTGAATAGTGTGGCTTGTTGCCCACCCATAGGGTTTTGTCACTAGCTCCAGATAAACATGGATACAGTAATCCAAGGACCCTCTTTCCAGGCTTCCCACCTCAAGTGGCACACAGGTTATTCAAAGGCCCATCTGCACAGCTGCTTCATCCACACTCCTCATTTGCCAAGGTCTAAAGGCTCCATCTTGCAAGATTCCAAGAACCTGATCCCAGTCTTACATTAAAATACTCAGGTGCATGAAGCTGAGCAAGTGCTTTACAGAATTAGGGCCAGAGTATTTGACATCTTGTAGGATCCTGCCCTAAAGTCAGATTTTGTGGCATAGGTTTCCTTTACTCACATTAGCTAATGCTTAAACAGTGAAACTACCTGTGTGAGTAAGTAGATCAGCATTACTAAAAGTTGCAAACGCTGTACCGATGTTATTAATGCATTTGTAGATTCatactttaaagtcagaaggggccattatgatcatgtagtctgacatcctgcataacacaggccacagaattttatCAAGTCTGTTACTTATAGTTGCAATGGAGCATAATTTAAgacagaatccaccacatccctaaaTAAGTTGATTCCAGTAGTTAATTGCCTTCActgttttacattttttcctaGTCTGAATTCATGTAATTCTCAGCTTCCACTCACTGGATCGTGTTATGCTTTGTCTGCTAAATCCTCTCCTCATGTACATAGTTGTAGACCGCTATCACATCTCCTCTGATCCATATCTCTCTCTCACATGGTAGTGCCACTCTTAATAGTTGTGTGAACAGATCTTACAGGCTGCTCCCAAACAATGACACAGTTAATTTACTATGTAAACTCTTGGGTAATTTTTTCCAGAAAATATTTAATACTTTCTTTAAGGACCTAGTCCCATATGccttattcaaacaaaactcctgctgaagtcagaatcaggtcctataGGACATTGACAGAGATGTGCAAAATTCTACGTGCCCCCTTCCTGGAgagaagtaattttttttctttgataagTGAATACAGTGAGTTAGTTTCTTCATAATCATCATGCTAAGGTTTGGGCAAATAGATTATTTTTAACCTAGACTGGTAAATTTTCATAGCAATTTTACGAGGATGTgaaaagattttaaattatttttaaatgtatccaTTATTGTATTATGATTTTAGGTGTGAATGGAAGTCAAAGTCCATACATTTTCAATATTAGCTGCATATTAGATTTAAAATGTCAAATGTATAGAATCAAGAGAATCTTCTTCCCCTTGCTTATACAGTTCTACTAACACTACATTTTTAGTAGAAATGGCTATTGACACTTCATGTTGACAATGCAATgaaaaaatatatgaaaagatTATGAAAACTATAACTGGAAAACTAGAATATAAAGTAAAAAATGAAATACctgagcattttatttttaaagaacaaaattctACTTAAATCTTGcggaaaaataaattacattcagAAAGATCCCtagcctgctcccactgaagtcaatcccattgacttcaatgagaacagaatctgacTGAAGTGTATGGTAAgcagaaacaaaaagcaaacttTTCTGGAGAAATGGCccacatttttaatgtaaaaaggaTGGACATCATTTTAACTAAATTCCTTAATTTTATACTAATTTAAATATGCTTTTGATAATTAAACTTGCCCTAATGCTTGTGTAATGGAACTGtcaattataataaaatatttcaagaatACCCAGGACATCCGCAGATGTGGTTTGGTAAGATAAGCAAGTTCAGTGTAGCGATACAGGAAACCCAAAGAGACAGAATGGCTTTATCTATGTACAGAAATACATGCAAGGTAGAGGCCCTGATTGGACTGATTTTTCCTTTCCCTTGACTTGTTTTTGTgttagtttgttttttggtttatgttggttggttggttatttTTGGAAGGGAACAGAGGAAGAAACATAGTCCTATAATGAGATATTGTAAATTCAGGCAGTGTAGTAAAcaatttaatataatataattatatttattttatatacacgTTAAATTCATCAGTTATGTTAATCTGACTAGTTAACTGCATATTCAACACTGTTATAAACTATATTAAATCTGCAGCATCACAGGTGTATGGATGTAAAATAGTTTGCAAAAGAACAAAATTTACTACTACTTTTGAtgtacagaaaacaaaatatgaaTGTATTGATACTGTATCCAAATGAACACTGCTTAATAGGTTCACAGTTTCTGAATGGCATTTTGTAGAGAATTACAACCAAAttaaaatttcaaccagtttgacATAAAACAATTCAATATGACTACTAAATAATTAATGTTGTGAATGctgtacatacattttaaattacaaattTGTCTTTACATTTTATACATTACTAATTTTACAAATAGAACTTGAAGACCACTTTGTCCACTATGTATTTATATAAATGTTGCTGAACGAAATGCTGACAGAAAATTCTCCTTTCataaaaatgctttgaaataaTTATGTTTTTAGGATTTTACATGGACCATCTCTTAATGAGATTATTGTGCAGGCTGTACTTTTTCCATATATAATGATCTGACTACTGGGAGCTTGGGCATGTTTTAAACTAAACttaaacaatattaaaatatCTCGCCCTATCTTTCTAACGCTTTACTTTCAAAAATAAAGTTTATGCTCCCTAATCTCAGTTATATTatgtgcactttaaaaaaaatcagattctgGTATCTATAACCGTATacaattccccccctccctccccatttttatAGCTTTCTTCCCTCAACCCCAGGTCAggatcctgcaacccttactcacctGAGCAGTATCAATGCTGTAAATGGGACTATTCTGGTGAATAAACAATTGTTCAAGAGTTGCAGAATCTTGTTGGTTTGTTATAAGGGAGTTAATATCATTTGGACCTCAAAAGTAATGTATAACTCTTCTAGCTATGTTATTAATAATTTTATCCCAAATTGGTCTTCTACATCTCTCTGAAGAAATTCTGCACACATTAGAGTAAGTTACCAAAAGGTCACTTCTTGaaagaaataaatgtttaaaatgtttcataatTTATATGCAGTTACATACAAGGAAACTGTTTTACAACTAAAGTAAGTATTTGTACCTGTTTCTACACAATCTTGCACTTTTCAATGGGCAACTCCCCTATTCAAATGGTTTTGAGTTCAATAACTACAGAACATATTAATGTGAAATGTACAAGGCAGCAGTATACCTCCTATGGCTATATTACTTTTGAAAACTCCTAGCTAAAATCTGGGCAGCTCCTCCCAGCTAGGGAAGGTTCTGGTTGGAGAGGATAGCCAAAATAGGGTGCTGACACCAAAAATCCAGCTGGTTGAGTTAGGTGGATAGAATGGCCTGTTTGTAAGCAGCCAGATGTGTAAGGTGACGGTGGAGATGCCACTAAACACCCAGATTCCGCCCTGGCGAAAGAGAACCTGCGAATGGAGCCTCCAGTAGAATTCGAACTGGTTGCAGTACTGGACTGTCTGGACGGCGTCCGGAGGCTAGTGGAGGTCAGGATCATTGGAAGAGTCTCGATCTGATAGCTTCGAAGAGAGAATCGTATTGGCTGCTGTGATGTTTGTTTAGGTCTTAAACACGTGCAACAATAAACTGCCACCAGCGAACCCACAATAATGAAGGCGATGAACATGGATCCAACAATAAGGAAAGGAACGTAGATCGGctctgaataaaaaataaataagtacatTTTAACACTCCGAAATAGCTCGTCTATTTAACTCTGCAAGGTTTTCAAAGTCCCACATTATTCTTAAATTCTCATCAACTACCGCGCTTCTTAAAATATACTCCTTTCACGTATTACAAATAAACTGTGTGATCTGCGTGCCACCGGCAGGTATGATCTGATACTAACTAACAACTTCACTGATCATGCAATAagctgcatttgatttttcattaGCCTTTAGTTCCTACATGCAGAAATTAAAATTATTTCCTGCAGGCAATTTTAATCGAATAATTCTTAGCGTTAATATTTTAGATCAATATCGGAATCCTGGATGGTTAGTCCGCATCGTCCTGTTTGCTGCATGAGTACAGTTTGCAGTGCTCGGTTCGGTTTTCCCTTTgttcaggagataatgctccgCTTTTCCAACAAGCTTTTTCAGAAACTTACTCACTGCTGCAAATTATAACTGCCTGAACCTATGGACTAACTCTTCCAAAGCTCCAGCCCCTTTTTAGAGGCAAGTAACTTCAGAGTGATTGATTTTCAGCAAAATATCTTTCAGCTCATTTGCTGGATGACTTGTTTGTGTATATAGATAGCCGTGACATTCCTGGGACCCTACTCTGATTCTTTTTACAGTTAAAGTTAGTCacgtctggaaaagaaaaaagaaaacggCCACGGATGTGGCTTTCCAGCTGCTCGTTCGCTGCACGGTCACGAGCTCTTTAAACTTGCCTTTTGGTTGTATGGGATTTAAACGTTTGGGCCACTTCTAAATTGTGGGAGTGCTGAAACCAAAGCCGCGTTGCCAGCAGCTGTTGACTTGATTTGAACAGCCCCGAAGCGCTCTTCAGACGACGCTGGCCGGGGGAGCCTTAAGGCGGCGGGTTTTATTTTCGCTCCGGATGCTCCAGCAACACCTTCGGCCAGTTAAGAAGCGTAAAAATAACCCGCCTCTGCCCGCCCTCCGCGCAGCCCAGGACGCGGTAACGCGGCTTCCCGTTTGGCTGCTTAAAAGCCCAACTAGCGCGGCCAGCTTAGCCCCGATCTCCGAGCGGGCTGCCCGGCCCCGGGGCTGCGCCAGACAGCGCCCCCCGCACCCCGCTCGGCCGAGCCCGGGCAGCGATCGCAAGAGCCCGCCCAGCAGCGGGCGGCGGGCGGCCCGGGCCGCTGCGGGGAAGGGctgtctgccccagcctggcCGCCAGCCGCGCGGCACCCGGGCCGCAGGCAGCCCCGGCGAGCCCGGGCTCCACAGCAGCCCGCGTGTGCCCTGCGGCGCCCCCGCCGAGCCGTCAGGGAGGGGCCGGACGCAGCCCCGTGCCCGTCTCTCCCTTCACCTGCCGCCGCGGCGGGGCCCGGAGCCGCCTCCGGCCGCCCCGTGCCTCACTCGCTTCCCAGGGAAGTTGTCGGCAACTTTCTCCGCCCGGCCGCGGGGCTCGGCCCGAGCAGGCCGccggcaggggcagggg is a window encoding:
- the SHISA3 gene encoding protein shisa-3 homolog: MWPRAEAAAAARRRAWAEPAAGPAAAMGGRGLLLRYLLLGFLGWGATAQPAGGEYCHGWVDGHGRYHEGFQCPEDFDTPDATICCGSCALRYCCAAAEARLEQGGCTNDREPPTPGVTAQPIYVPFLIVGSMFIAFIIVGSLVAVYCCTCLRPKQTSQQPIRFSLRSYQIETLPMILTSTSLRTPSRQSSTATSSNSTGGSIRRFSFARAESGCLVASPPSPYTSGCLQTGHSIHLTQPAGFLVSAPYFGYPLQPEPSLAGRSCPDFS